Proteins co-encoded in one Pirellulales bacterium genomic window:
- a CDS encoding protein kinase — protein MQLSGQQVMEVFCAALSRQSPEDRAAFLAEACGDDAALRARIEDLLLADEEAGRFLEGAAGQVVEGPGTQIGPYKLLEQIGEGGFGIVFMAEQTCPVRRRVALKIVKPGMDSRQVVARFEAERQALALMEHPNIARVLDAGQTESGRPYFVMELVRGTPITEFCDHSRLSPKERLELFLSVCQAVQHAHSKGIIHRDLKPSNVLVTMHDETPVVKVIDFGIAKALGEPLTEKTYFTGFAQMLGTPRYMSPEQSQKNGLDIDTRTDIYALGVVLYELLTGSTPLEEERLRQAGFDEIGRLIREEESPPPSTRIALLGESATVVSADRGSDPVRLRQLIRGELDWIVLKALEKDRNRRYETASAFAADVRRYLADEPVLACPPSRRYRFGKFARRNKLALTAAALIVLGAAITIAELAASNSLIRREQARTQEAKDRAVQAEELAEQRAEQIRHDLNNLTSANALLERGRWYASQRRWDDAHAAFSKAIELRPDHASLWAERGDLLALLGLWDLAAADLAREVQLREPNVAFRYYLHALLRLHVGDAAGHRQARVQIRERFGGTTNTTFARELTRAFVLWPGPEGDPTEVVRLAETLLADSPGSRHCLFLLGVAHYRAGQFEQAVGRLRESLDAKPDFAVREIAYPVLAMAHYRLGQSDDARQALHATVQTIDRWTQDRYESQSGAWVTHRGAEAAWPIAWCDWLECDLYYREAANLIDGESPPDDPRLAVLRARAFAGLHWDVKASAEYAAALNERPGDAQIRLESHRSRGYVFLGQDRYSDAAAEFAAASNLAGDDADLWRFCAVAHLAAGEGDAYRRACQAMLDRFAATNDSRTACSVLFACVLADDAVPEAGRLVKLAEVAAPYFHYGGYVRGAALYRAGRWAEAIECFRVAAILYRPSAWDWSFLAMAQYRLGQIDDARRSLAEADRWVEEADRNESDDLANRRAAWGTWAERAVYPLLVEEARKMIE, from the coding sequence ATGCAACTTTCCGGCCAGCAAGTGATGGAAGTCTTCTGCGCGGCGCTCTCGCGGCAATCGCCCGAGGACCGCGCCGCGTTTCTGGCCGAGGCCTGCGGCGACGATGCCGCCTTGCGGGCGCGAATTGAGGATCTGCTGCTGGCCGACGAGGAAGCGGGCCGGTTTCTGGAAGGAGCAGCCGGCCAAGTGGTGGAGGGGCCGGGCACGCAGATCGGACCTTACAAGCTCCTGGAACAAATCGGCGAAGGCGGCTTCGGCATCGTTTTTATGGCCGAGCAGACCTGCCCCGTGCGCCGACGCGTGGCGCTGAAGATCGTCAAGCCGGGCATGGACAGCCGGCAGGTGGTGGCCCGCTTCGAGGCCGAACGCCAGGCCCTGGCCCTGATGGAGCACCCGAACATTGCCCGTGTGCTCGACGCGGGCCAGACCGAATCGGGCCGGCCCTACTTCGTGATGGAACTGGTGCGCGGCACGCCGATCACCGAATTCTGCGATCACAGCCGGCTCTCGCCCAAAGAGCGGTTGGAGCTGTTTCTTTCCGTCTGCCAGGCGGTTCAGCACGCACATTCCAAAGGCATCATCCACCGCGATCTCAAGCCCTCGAACGTGCTGGTGACGATGCACGACGAGACGCCGGTGGTCAAAGTGATCGACTTCGGCATCGCCAAAGCGCTGGGCGAACCGCTCACCGAAAAGACGTATTTTACCGGTTTCGCTCAGATGCTCGGCACGCCGCGCTACATGAGCCCCGAGCAATCCCAGAAGAACGGGCTCGACATCGATACGCGGACCGACATTTATGCGTTGGGGGTGGTTCTCTACGAGCTGCTCACCGGTAGCACGCCGCTGGAGGAAGAGCGGCTGCGGCAGGCGGGCTTTGATGAGATCGGCCGGCTGATCCGCGAGGAGGAGTCGCCGCCGCCGAGCACGCGCATCGCCCTGCTGGGCGAGTCGGCCACCGTGGTCTCCGCCGACCGGGGCAGCGACCCTGTTCGCTTGCGTCAGCTCATACGGGGCGAGCTCGATTGGATCGTGCTCAAGGCCCTGGAGAAAGACCGCAACCGGCGCTACGAGACGGCCAGCGCTTTCGCCGCCGACGTGCGGCGCTACCTGGCCGACGAGCCGGTGCTGGCTTGCCCGCCTTCGCGCAGGTACCGCTTCGGCAAGTTCGCGCGGCGGAACAAACTTGCGCTCACGGCCGCGGCCCTGATCGTGCTAGGTGCAGCGATCACAATTGCCGAGTTGGCCGCCAGCAACTCCCTTATCCGCCGGGAACAAGCGCGCACGCAAGAGGCCAAGGACCGCGCCGTGCAAGCCGAAGAGCTGGCTGAGCAGCGGGCCGAACAGATTCGGCACGACCTGAATAACTTGACATCGGCCAACGCCCTATTAGAGCGCGGACGATGGTATGCCAGCCAACGGCGCTGGGACGATGCCCACGCGGCCTTTTCGAAGGCCATTGAATTGCGGCCCGACCACGCCTCGCTGTGGGCGGAGCGCGGCGACTTGCTCGCGCTGTTGGGACTGTGGGATTTGGCCGCCGCCGATCTCGCGCGCGAGGTGCAATTGCGGGAGCCCAACGTCGCCTTCCGCTATTACCTACACGCCTTGTTGCGGTTACACGTGGGAGACGCGGCAGGCCACCGACAAGCACGGGTGCAAATTCGCGAGCGTTTTGGAGGTACAACGAACACCACGTTCGCCCGAGAATTGACGCGCGCGTTTGTCTTATGGCCCGGTCCAGAGGGCGATCCGACCGAGGTGGTGCGACTTGCCGAGACACTGTTGGCAGACAGCCCCGGGTCGCGGCATTGTCTCTTCCTGTTAGGCGTCGCTCATTACCGCGCAGGGCAATTCGAGCAAGCGGTGGGACGCCTGCGGGAGTCACTCGATGCCAAGCCCGACTTTGCGGTACGGGAGATTGCCTATCCGGTGCTGGCCATGGCTCATTACCGCCTTGGCCAGTCCGACGACGCCCGGCAGGCACTCCATGCCACCGTCCAGACCATCGACCGCTGGACCCAGGACCGATACGAGAGCCAGAGTGGCGCTTGGGTGACGCACCGTGGCGCAGAGGCCGCCTGGCCGATTGCCTGGTGCGACTGGTTGGAATGCGATTTGTACTACCGCGAGGCGGCGAACTTGATCGATGGCGAGTCTCCGCCAGACGATCCGCGGCTGGCCGTCTTGCGAGCGCGGGCCTTTGCCGGACTGCACTGGGACGTCAAAGCGAGCGCCGAGTACGCCGCGGCTCTGAACGAGCGGCCGGGCGACGCGCAGATTCGGCTCGAATCGCACCGCAGCCGGGGTTACGTCTTTCTAGGGCAAGATCGCTATAGTGACGCAGCGGCCGAATTCGCCGCCGCGAGCAACCTGGCCGGCGACGACGCCGACCTGTGGCGCTTTTGTGCCGTGGCCCACCTGGCCGCCGGCGAGGGCGACGCCTATCGCCGCGCCTGTCAGGCCATGCTCGATCGCTTCGCTGCCACCAACGACTCGCGCACGGCCTGCAGCGTGCTGTTCGCCTGCGTGCTGGCCGACGACGCCGTGCCCGAAGCGGGGCGCCTTGTCAAGCTGGCGGAGGTCGCGGCGCCTTACTTTCACTACGGTGGCTACGTGCGCGGCGCGGCGCTCTACCGCGCCGGTCGTTGGGCGGAAGCGATCGAGTGTTTTCGTGTGGCGGCCATACTCTATCGGCCCAGCGCCTGGGATTGGTCTTTCCTGGCAATGGCCCAGTACCGACTCGGGCAAATCGACGATGCGCGGCGCTCTTTGGCCGAGGCCGATCGCTGGGTCGAAGAAGCCGACCGGAACGAGAGCGACGATCTCGCCAATCGCCGGGCCGCGTGGGGCACCTGGGCCGAACGGGCCGTTTATCCGCTGCTCGTGGAGGAAGCGAGGAAAATGATTGAGTGA